One segment of Sandaracinaceae bacterium DNA contains the following:
- a CDS encoding aldehyde dehydrogenase family protein, translated as MQARGDFIDGSFHAPTGDTFTSHDPARGGQVVLETAGSPERVGQACEAAAAAQPAWAGLDFDARLAALMRFRAALAEREDGLSEAISREMGKIRSEARTEIKALVGRFALVEGQVRAELSGGAIPGFPAEVIRYRPHGVVGVLGPFNFPLHLCHAHVVPALLLGNTVVIKPSEITPLSGERYAEAAQAAGLPQGVLNVVQGGGAVGAAIVANPHVRGLAFTGSWGTGRRISEAALDRPDMLLALEMGGKNMCVVREDADLRQAIHEVITSGYLTTGQRCTCSDRVLVHRSLAGRLVDGLRAVLAELSFGDPEDPASFAGPLATIAARDRFVKTLEQARAKGAEPIVPGGAREGGAFVAPSLHRLADGVHELAGYTDEELFGPDLCVETFDDDDEAIAALNASPYGFAYSIFTQDLERFGHYERQVRTGILNRNRSTNKASPRLPFGGVKKSGNFRPAGAWAGRNLAYPMAEIHNGAGVYDRHAHIEPLLPASDLDQLEAQHAGEEEAELRRTLFDTPRPLQVLLPEGGELPESDALHERFYAGDRYVRGEKKPPVFDHLRSKGPWMVSIDEAPMSVIDGMSQTATIPAGFGADAIVRAYVEGDFGDAPLSSGDTTLGDDPHALAFAETLRGLAPGLPTVSFVNSGAEANEKAYALCRLQKPERTKLLAFEGSFHGRTMLALYASWNPSKRVPFQIAGYEVDFAKAPSREVFEDGEPIEPEGWTEVWGGGDVEAAKARWGSSPDPLLAAEVAALADVDERLATETHFAVVIEPMQSEGGDRYVSARYQRALRLLTRARDVPLVVDEVQCGFGLGGPFLWHQRFGYVDRDGQPDTPDCVCFAKRAQVGVCMSVFEDPEPTSAFPASLARGRLHAESVGDGSDAARIEALVRPRLEALHRRWSHRIENPRSEGFALAFDVADSDTLMAYLGQRFWRGVVVFGAGSRTVRYRLNSSFDARTLDTLFESMQRSLAWIEAHPGKKPPAWEDFASGRTDDVAAPPVTVRVADPAEREALMEAIVALEAEVYEPARRDSPERLGLAFAEGGVAVIAETEESGDKRVIGTALAAPLEAVEGVDGADRDPMRGRHNTLYSLAVTVHPDYQGHGIGRRLKLAQLTQARAMKKDGAGRYRHVTARNRLPDASSMARLNDSLGAYTVFLLEGQYEGDGVARYYRQPLGRFEPDPVRVVERSAPTHDLAAGIARPFAAPPASLVKLHEAGALYGPTVNKVTVLNYLTPAVVRATEWVGALTPSLPHAYLCSSRDETVDKSVRVLRWHRPHAQKVISFEGTYVGHTASGARSISDPATHAQGAPYFDWPRVPHPADGLDESLSALRSEIERAGGGDQVFGLYLEVVQERTGRVVPDAFWPALAELRAETGVPVVVVETASAYYRSGRGAFALDGIDFQPDLMIWWTGGQLGFVHVTTPYLVNKPLTLVSTWDGDELSLVQAHHQLRAARGLDLQPAIAALDEALAGVRSRGLGLHRVLEGVDATRLEAAGIRGRRLPGDRLAVTLQLDAAAAQAQALRDALG; from the coding sequence ATGCAAGCGCGCGGCGACTTCATCGACGGGAGCTTCCACGCTCCCACCGGAGACACTTTCACGAGCCACGACCCCGCCCGAGGCGGTCAGGTCGTGCTGGAGACGGCGGGCTCGCCCGAGCGCGTGGGCCAGGCCTGCGAGGCCGCGGCCGCCGCCCAGCCCGCGTGGGCCGGCCTCGACTTCGACGCCCGGCTCGCGGCGCTGATGCGCTTTCGCGCCGCCCTCGCCGAACGCGAGGATGGGCTGAGCGAGGCGATCAGCCGCGAGATGGGCAAGATCCGGAGCGAGGCCCGGACGGAGATCAAGGCGCTCGTGGGGCGCTTCGCCCTGGTCGAAGGCCAGGTCCGCGCGGAGCTGAGCGGCGGCGCCATCCCGGGCTTCCCGGCCGAGGTCATCCGCTACCGACCCCACGGCGTGGTCGGCGTGCTCGGCCCGTTCAACTTCCCCCTGCACCTCTGCCACGCGCACGTCGTGCCGGCGCTCCTCCTGGGCAACACGGTCGTGATCAAGCCGAGCGAGATCACGCCCCTGTCCGGGGAGCGCTACGCGGAGGCGGCCCAGGCGGCCGGGCTGCCGCAGGGCGTCTTGAACGTGGTGCAGGGCGGCGGCGCGGTCGGCGCGGCCATCGTCGCGAACCCGCACGTGCGCGGCCTCGCCTTCACCGGCTCCTGGGGCACCGGGCGGCGCATCTCCGAGGCGGCGCTCGACCGGCCCGACATGCTGCTCGCGCTCGAGATGGGCGGCAAGAACATGTGCGTCGTCCGCGAGGACGCCGACCTCCGGCAGGCCATCCACGAGGTGATCACGAGCGGCTACCTGACCACCGGCCAGCGCTGCACCTGCTCCGACCGCGTGCTCGTGCACCGCAGCCTCGCCGGGCGGCTCGTCGACGGCCTGCGCGCGGTGCTGGCGGAGCTGTCCTTCGGAGACCCCGAGGACCCGGCCTCGTTCGCCGGCCCGCTCGCCACGATCGCGGCGCGGGATCGCTTCGTGAAGACCCTCGAGCAGGCCCGCGCGAAGGGCGCCGAGCCGATCGTCCCCGGCGGCGCACGTGAGGGCGGGGCGTTCGTCGCGCCCTCGCTCCACCGCCTGGCCGACGGAGTGCACGAGCTGGCCGGATACACCGACGAGGAGCTCTTCGGCCCCGATCTCTGCGTCGAGACCTTCGATGACGACGACGAAGCGATAGCGGCGCTCAACGCGTCGCCCTACGGCTTCGCATACAGCATCTTCACCCAGGACCTGGAGCGCTTCGGCCACTACGAGCGGCAGGTGCGCACCGGGATCCTCAACCGCAACCGGAGCACCAACAAGGCCAGCCCGCGCCTGCCCTTCGGCGGGGTGAAGAAGAGCGGCAACTTCCGTCCCGCGGGCGCCTGGGCCGGGCGCAATCTCGCCTATCCCATGGCGGAGATCCACAACGGCGCCGGGGTCTACGACCGCCACGCGCACATCGAGCCGCTCCTGCCGGCGAGCGACCTGGACCAGCTCGAGGCGCAGCACGCGGGCGAGGAGGAGGCGGAGCTCCGTCGCACGCTCTTCGACACGCCGCGTCCCTTGCAGGTGCTCCTCCCCGAGGGAGGGGAGCTGCCCGAGTCCGACGCGCTGCACGAGCGCTTCTACGCCGGCGACCGCTACGTCAGGGGCGAGAAGAAGCCGCCGGTCTTCGACCACCTCCGCTCGAAGGGCCCGTGGATGGTCTCCATCGACGAGGCGCCGATGAGCGTGATCGACGGGATGAGCCAGACGGCGACCATCCCGGCCGGCTTTGGCGCCGACGCCATCGTGCGCGCCTACGTGGAGGGCGACTTCGGCGACGCGCCGCTGAGCAGCGGGGACACTACGCTCGGCGACGACCCCCACGCGCTCGCGTTCGCCGAGACCCTGCGCGGGCTCGCCCCGGGGCTGCCCACGGTGAGCTTCGTCAACAGCGGCGCGGAGGCGAACGAGAAGGCTTACGCGCTCTGCCGGCTACAGAAGCCGGAGCGCACCAAGCTGCTCGCGTTCGAGGGCAGCTTCCACGGCCGCACGATGCTCGCGCTCTACGCGAGCTGGAATCCGTCCAAGCGCGTGCCCTTCCAGATCGCCGGCTACGAGGTCGACTTCGCGAAGGCCCCTTCGCGGGAGGTCTTCGAGGACGGCGAGCCCATCGAGCCCGAGGGCTGGACGGAGGTCTGGGGCGGCGGCGACGTCGAGGCGGCCAAAGCCCGCTGGGGCAGCTCCCCCGACCCGCTCCTCGCGGCCGAGGTCGCCGCGCTCGCCGACGTGGACGAGCGCCTGGCCACCGAGACGCACTTCGCGGTCGTGATCGAGCCCATGCAGAGCGAGGGCGGCGATCGATACGTCAGCGCGCGCTACCAACGCGCGCTCCGGCTGCTGACGCGCGCCCGCGACGTGCCGCTCGTCGTCGACGAGGTGCAGTGCGGCTTCGGCCTCGGGGGACCGTTCCTCTGGCACCAGCGCTTCGGCTACGTCGACCGCGACGGTCAGCCCGACACGCCGGACTGCGTCTGCTTCGCGAAGCGCGCGCAGGTCGGCGTGTGCATGAGCGTCTTCGAGGACCCCGAGCCGACGAGCGCCTTCCCCGCCTCGCTCGCGCGCGGCCGGTTGCACGCCGAGAGCGTCGGCGACGGCAGCGACGCCGCGCGCATCGAGGCCCTCGTGCGGCCGCGGCTCGAGGCGCTGCATCGGCGCTGGAGCCACCGCATCGAGAACCCGCGGAGCGAGGGCTTCGCGCTCGCCTTCGACGTGGCCGACTCGGACACCCTGATGGCCTACCTCGGCCAGCGCTTCTGGCGCGGCGTGGTCGTCTTCGGCGCGGGCTCGCGCACGGTGCGTTACCGGCTGAACAGCAGCTTCGACGCGCGCACGCTCGACACCCTCTTCGAGTCCATGCAGCGCTCGCTCGCGTGGATCGAGGCGCACCCGGGTAAGAAGCCGCCGGCGTGGGAGGACTTCGCGTCCGGCCGGACGGACGACGTCGCCGCGCCGCCGGTCACCGTGCGGGTGGCGGACCCGGCGGAGCGCGAGGCGCTGATGGAGGCCATCGTCGCGCTCGAGGCCGAGGTCTACGAGCCGGCGCGGCGGGACAGCCCGGAGCGCCTCGGGCTCGCCTTCGCCGAGGGCGGCGTGGCGGTGATCGCGGAGACCGAGGAGAGCGGCGACAAGCGGGTGATCGGCACCGCGCTCGCCGCCCCGCTCGAGGCGGTCGAGGGCGTCGACGGGGCGGACCGCGACCCGATGCGCGGCCGGCACAACACGCTCTACTCCCTCGCCGTGACCGTGCACCCGGACTACCAGGGGCACGGGATCGGGCGACGGCTGAAGCTGGCGCAGCTCACGCAGGCCCGCGCGATGAAGAAGGACGGCGCCGGTCGCTACCGCCACGTCACCGCGCGCAACCGCTTGCCCGACGCGAGCTCCATGGCGCGGCTGAACGACTCGCTCGGCGCCTACACGGTGTTCCTGCTCGAGGGTCAGTACGAGGGCGACGGGGTGGCGCGCTACTACCGCCAGCCGCTCGGCCGCTTCGAGCCGGATCCCGTGCGCGTCGTCGAGCGGAGCGCGCCCACGCACGACCTCGCGGCGGGCATCGCCAGGCCCTTCGCCGCTCCGCCGGCGTCGCTGGTGAAGCTCCACGAAGCGGGCGCGCTCTACGGCCCGACCGTCAACAAGGTGACCGTGCTCAACTACCTCACGCCCGCGGTGGTCCGCGCGACGGAGTGGGTGGGCGCGCTGACGCCCAGCTTGCCGCACGCGTATCTCTGCTCGAGCCGGGACGAGACCGTCGACAAGTCGGTCCGCGTGCTGCGGTGGCACCGCCCGCACGCCCAGAAGGTGATCTCCTTCGAGGGCACCTACGTCGGCCACACCGCGTCGGGCGCCCGCTCGATCAGCGATCCGGCGACCCACGCGCAGGGCGCGCCCTACTTCGACTGGCCTCGCGTGCCGCACCCGGCTGACGGGCTCGACGAGAGCCTGTCCGCGCTCCGGAGCGAGATCGAGCGCGCCGGCGGCGGTGATCAGGTGTTCGGGCTCTACCTCGAGGTGGTGCAGGAGCGAACCGGCCGCGTCGTGCCCGACGCGTTCTGGCCCGCGCTCGCGGAGCTGCGCGCGGAGACCGGCGTGCCGGTGGTCGTCGTCGAGACGGCGAGCGCGTACTACCGCTCGGGCCGAGGCGCGTTCGCCCTGGACGGGATCGACTTCCAGCCGGACCTGATGATCTGGTGGACCGGCGGGCAGCTCGGCTTCGTGCACGTCACCACGCCCTACCTCGTGAACAAGCCGCTCACGCTCGTCAGCACCTGGGACGGCGACGAGCTGAGCCTCGTCCAGGCTCACCACCAGCTGCGCGCGGCGCGCGGGCTGGATCTGCAGCCGGCGATCGCGGCGCTCGACGAGGCGCTCGCCGGGGTTCGGAGCCGTGGCCTGGGCCTGCACCGCGTGCTCGAGGGCGTCGACGCGACGCGTCTCGAGGCGGCCGGGATCCGCGGGCGGCGCCTGCCGGGAGATCGCCTGGCGGTCACGCTCCAGCTGGACGCCGCCGCCGCGCAGGCACAGGCCCTGCGCGACGCGTTGGGTTGA
- a CDS encoding C45 family peptidase yields the protein MEVLTIPSGLDARGRGRVHGEHFRARIHEIAQLRLELALSQGKFASSMEVVETARLHLPVLEGFDAPLHAELLGIAEGADLDPAKLVVLNHYTDLKDVDPKRLDPSKGGEGTGNEDEDCSVVLAGTPEGVFLAQTWDMHGSVEPYVCLLSLPEHDGRPALHTFTITGCLALAGMNAHGVGVSINNLKSHDARVGVVWPALVRRLLAEDNASAAKHVLMTAPMSSGHHYAICDGERGYGVETSGEKKAVIFDATFATEPGARLIHTNHCVDPGVASVSWVSDWSTSYDRHDWLTRSVEARAIEGRDDLWSRLATHEGYPRSVCTHLASDEQPHAMKTCGAMLCDFGSRTLYAHHGCIHGVMPTPFGFDA from the coding sequence ATGGAAGTCCTGACGATCCCCTCCGGTCTCGACGCCCGCGGCCGTGGGCGCGTGCACGGCGAGCACTTTCGCGCGCGCATCCACGAGATCGCGCAGCTCCGCCTCGAGCTCGCCCTCTCCCAGGGCAAGTTCGCGTCCTCCATGGAGGTCGTCGAGACGGCGCGGCTGCACCTGCCGGTGCTCGAGGGCTTCGACGCGCCGCTCCACGCGGAGCTGCTCGGGATCGCCGAGGGCGCCGACCTCGACCCGGCCAAGCTGGTGGTGCTCAACCACTACACCGACCTGAAGGACGTCGACCCGAAGCGGCTCGATCCGTCGAAGGGCGGGGAGGGCACGGGCAACGAGGACGAGGACTGCTCGGTCGTGCTCGCCGGCACCCCGGAGGGCGTGTTCCTGGCGCAGACCTGGGACATGCACGGCAGCGTCGAGCCCTACGTGTGCCTGCTGAGCCTGCCCGAGCACGACGGCCGGCCGGCGCTCCACACCTTCACCATCACGGGCTGCCTCGCCCTCGCGGGCATGAACGCGCACGGCGTCGGGGTGAGCATCAACAACCTCAAGTCCCACGACGCGCGGGTCGGCGTGGTCTGGCCCGCCCTCGTCCGGCGCCTGCTCGCCGAGGACAACGCGAGCGCGGCCAAGCACGTGCTGATGACCGCGCCGATGTCGAGCGGCCACCACTACGCCATCTGCGACGGCGAGCGCGGCTATGGCGTGGAGACGAGCGGCGAGAAGAAGGCGGTGATCTTCGACGCCACCTTCGCGACCGAGCCCGGCGCCCGCCTCATCCACACCAACCACTGCGTCGACCCCGGCGTGGCGTCGGTGAGCTGGGTGAGCGACTGGTCGACGAGCTACGACCGGCACGACTGGCTCACCCGTTCCGTCGAGGCGCGGGCGATCGAGGGGCGCGACGACCTCTGGTCACGCCTCGCCACGCACGAGGGCTACCCCCGAAGCGTCTGCACGCACCTCGCGAGCGACGAGCAGCCGCACGCGATGAAGACCTGCGGCGCCATGCTCTGCGACTTCGGCAGCCGGACCCTCTACGCCCACCATGGTTGCATTCACGGCGTCATGCCGACGCCCTTCGGGTTCGACGCGTGA
- a CDS encoding AraC family transcriptional regulator ligand-binding domain-containing protein encodes MTGLSLPTETALSAHHVRSAAGREGLELPLPPDVRGRDVALPARVVLAADVRRMLDTATRALGPAFPARCGALAPAHGQSAVAFACRTASTMGGAIETMLAFWPLVTDAFTFEQVVGRGAVALRTPEAPALASTLEFHLADMVGTARILAGSDFSPLAVRFAHRPRAPLGAYEDVFRCPVSFEQPATELLMDRDHLALPNLAPLEPGLGPIVLAHASTLLAERDAMRAQSWPERVRLELRAALGERDTRAAAVARRCGVSERTLHRRLAEAGASFRALLDAVRRDELARLSVEESLTQDALAARLGFADARVLRRATRRWFPRAGPSD; translated from the coding sequence ATGACCGGACTCTCGCTGCCAACCGAGACCGCGCTCAGCGCACACCACGTCCGTTCGGCCGCCGGTCGCGAGGGCCTCGAGCTGCCGCTGCCCCCAGACGTGCGCGGGCGCGACGTCGCGCTCCCTGCGCGCGTGGTGCTCGCCGCCGACGTGCGGCGCATGCTCGACACGGCGACCCGCGCGCTCGGCCCGGCGTTTCCCGCACGGTGCGGGGCCCTCGCGCCGGCCCACGGTCAGAGCGCGGTCGCCTTCGCGTGTCGAACCGCCTCCACCATGGGCGGCGCGATCGAGACCATGCTCGCCTTCTGGCCGCTCGTCACCGACGCGTTCACGTTCGAGCAGGTCGTCGGGCGCGGCGCGGTCGCGCTCCGTACCCCGGAGGCGCCAGCGTTGGCGTCGACGCTCGAGTTCCACCTCGCCGACATGGTGGGCACCGCGCGCATCCTGGCTGGCAGCGACTTCTCTCCGCTCGCCGTTCGGTTCGCGCATCGCCCGCGCGCGCCGCTCGGCGCCTACGAGGACGTCTTCCGGTGTCCAGTCTCGTTCGAGCAGCCCGCGACCGAGCTGCTCATGGACCGCGACCACCTCGCGCTCCCGAACCTCGCCCCCCTCGAGCCCGGCCTGGGCCCGATCGTGCTCGCCCACGCCTCCACCCTCCTGGCGGAGCGTGATGCCATGCGCGCGCAGAGCTGGCCCGAGCGGGTCCGCCTCGAGCTCCGCGCGGCGCTCGGCGAGCGCGACACCCGCGCAGCCGCCGTCGCCAGACGATGCGGCGTCAGCGAGCGCACCCTCCACCGACGCCTGGCCGAGGCGGGGGCCTCGTTCCGGGCGCTGCTCGACGCCGTCCGTCGCGACGAGCTCGCGCGCCTCTCGGTCGAGGAGTCGCTCACCCAGGACGCGCTGGCCGCCCGCCTCGGCTTCGCGGACGCGCGAGTCCTGCGGCGGGCCACGCGACGCTGGTTCCCGAGGGCCGGCCCGTCAGACTGA
- a CDS encoding aminotransferase class III-fold pyridoxal phosphate-dependent enzyme, translating to MSEEPFFFTWSVQRDAKGLEIVGGEGAFFDTADGERWLDFGSLIYHANLGHGHGRMVEAIKAQADRLCLTMPKAIYPEKRALAQKLLELAGPEYGKVFFTLGGSEANENALKMARLFTGRHKTISRYRSYHGASMGALSLTGDYRRPPLEPGLPGAVKMLDCYCDACPFGKTVDTCARECATQLDEILPMEANVAAVFLESVPGANGVLIPPDDYWPKVREACDRHGALLVADEVLCGFGRTGKWFGYQHWDVLPDMITVSKGLTGGYGVLGAVIVKRHVADFFEERTLLAGLTHYAHPLGVAAALEAIAVYEDEGLIERAAALGPKLLAALRELAVSEPRVRHVRGLGLLAALELDADDATLARLAGELAARRLYVHVRSREKTLVIAPPLCIQEESLHDGVRRIADALGSV from the coding sequence GTGAGCGAGGAGCCCTTCTTCTTCACCTGGAGCGTCCAGCGGGACGCTAAGGGGCTCGAGATCGTCGGCGGCGAAGGCGCGTTCTTCGACACCGCGGACGGAGAGCGCTGGCTCGACTTCGGGAGCCTCATCTATCACGCCAACCTCGGCCACGGGCACGGCCGAATGGTCGAGGCGATCAAGGCGCAGGCGGACCGCCTCTGCCTGACCATGCCCAAGGCGATCTACCCGGAGAAGCGCGCCCTCGCGCAGAAGCTCCTCGAGCTGGCTGGGCCCGAGTACGGGAAGGTCTTCTTCACGCTCGGCGGCAGCGAGGCGAACGAGAACGCGCTCAAGATGGCGCGTCTGTTCACCGGGCGGCACAAGACCATCAGCCGCTATCGCAGCTACCACGGGGCGTCGATGGGCGCGCTCTCGCTCACCGGTGACTACCGCCGGCCGCCGCTCGAGCCCGGGCTGCCCGGCGCGGTGAAGATGCTCGACTGCTACTGCGACGCCTGCCCCTTCGGCAAGACGGTCGACACCTGCGCGCGAGAGTGCGCCACGCAGCTCGACGAGATCCTGCCGATGGAGGCCAACGTCGCCGCGGTCTTCCTCGAGAGCGTCCCGGGCGCGAACGGCGTGCTCATCCCGCCCGACGACTACTGGCCGAAGGTGCGCGAGGCCTGCGATCGGCACGGCGCGCTGCTCGTGGCCGACGAGGTGCTCTGCGGCTTCGGCCGGACGGGGAAGTGGTTCGGCTACCAGCACTGGGACGTGTTGCCGGACATGATCACCGTCAGCAAGGGCCTGACCGGCGGCTACGGCGTGCTCGGCGCGGTGATCGTCAAGCGGCACGTCGCGGACTTCTTCGAGGAGCGCACCCTGCTCGCGGGTCTCACCCACTACGCGCACCCGCTCGGGGTCGCGGCCGCGCTCGAGGCGATCGCGGTGTACGAAGACGAGGGCCTCATCGAGCGCGCCGCCGCGCTCGGCCCGAAGCTCCTCGCCGCCCTGCGCGAGCTCGCCGTCTCCGAGCCCCGCGTCCGCCACGTCCGCGGCCTCGGCTTGCTCGCCGCGCTCGAGCTCGACGCCGACGACGCGACCCTCGCCCGTCTCGCCGGTGAGCTCGCCGCCCGCCGCCTCTACGTGCACGTCCGCTCGCGCGAGAAGACCCTCGTCATCGCGCCCCCGCTATGCATTCAGGAAGAATCGTTGCACGACGGGGTCCGCCGCATCGCGGACGCGCTCGGGTCAGTCTGA
- a CDS encoding NUDIX domain-containing protein: protein MPKSPPKRRRPKKPQTEAEFLAGYDASAYERPSLTVDVALLSVVDDALATLLVRRTEHPWDGAAALPGGFVRMDESIEEAAERVLLTKAGLRDVFLEQLYTFGAVERDPRTRVVTVAHYALVDAKRFEAIDQEEHPALTARLAVPWEGETGGPVDVSIDGEPAELAFDHADILGMAVKRIRGKLDYTPIGFQLLPPRFTLRQLQRVHEVVLDRPLNKDSFRRRMLASGQLEATGERQRDVDHRPAALYRFVRRSAV, encoded by the coding sequence ATGCCGAAGTCACCCCCCAAGAGACGCCGACCGAAGAAGCCCCAGACCGAAGCCGAGTTCCTCGCCGGCTACGACGCGAGCGCGTACGAGCGCCCGTCGCTCACGGTGGACGTCGCGCTCCTGAGCGTGGTGGACGACGCGCTCGCGACCCTCCTCGTGCGTCGCACCGAGCACCCCTGGGACGGCGCGGCCGCCCTGCCCGGCGGCTTCGTGCGCATGGACGAGTCGATCGAGGAGGCGGCCGAGCGCGTGCTGCTCACCAAGGCCGGGCTGCGAGACGTCTTCCTGGAGCAGCTCTACACCTTCGGCGCGGTGGAGCGCGACCCGCGGACCCGCGTCGTCACCGTGGCGCACTACGCGCTGGTGGACGCCAAGCGCTTCGAGGCGATCGACCAGGAGGAACACCCCGCCCTGACGGCGCGCCTCGCGGTGCCCTGGGAGGGCGAGACGGGCGGGCCGGTGGACGTGTCGATCGACGGTGAGCCGGCCGAGCTTGCGTTCGACCACGCGGACATCCTCGGCATGGCGGTCAAGCGCATCCGCGGGAAGCTCGACTACACGCCGATCGGGTTCCAGCTCCTCCCTCCGCGCTTCACCCTGCGCCAGCTCCAGCGCGTGCACGAGGTCGTGCTCGACCGTCCGCTGAACAAGGACAGCTTCCGCCGCCGCATGCTCGCGTCCGGACAGCTCGAGGCGACGGGCGAGCGCCAGCGCGACGTCGACCACCGCCCCGCCGCGCTCTACCGGTTCGTGCGTCGCTCGGCCGTCTGA
- a CDS encoding sigma-70 family RNA polymerase sigma factor has translation MTMTERRDALTREEEQALTERLRNGCPRALHELVVRHRPLVAAMAKRYGRPGAPREDLIHEGFVGLLDAAGRFDPERGTRFSTYARWWVRYYMQRYVRANRRMVTPSKTRNMRKLRQRLRKTARQMEQKKGDHVTAEELAEVLEVSVEEVLAVQHELSYPDVPIAVDDPRAGHDPADHATPEEAAAQEERRRVAMELAEHALSVLDARERRIVKERVLSDERRSLREIGEALSVSGERVRQIEAKALLKMRKALEKAKAAPMARACARDALAA, from the coding sequence ATGACGATGACCGAACGCCGAGATGCCTTGACCCGTGAAGAAGAACAAGCGCTGACGGAGCGGCTGCGCAACGGCTGCCCGAGGGCGCTGCACGAGCTCGTCGTGCGCCACCGCCCGCTCGTCGCGGCGATGGCGAAGCGCTACGGACGCCCCGGCGCCCCGCGCGAGGACCTGATCCACGAAGGCTTCGTGGGTCTCCTCGACGCGGCCGGCCGGTTCGATCCGGAGCGCGGCACGCGATTCTCGACCTACGCGCGCTGGTGGGTGCGCTACTACATGCAGCGCTACGTCCGCGCGAACCGCCGCATGGTGACGCCGAGCAAGACCCGCAACATGCGCAAGCTGCGCCAGCGGCTCCGCAAGACGGCGCGCCAGATGGAGCAGAAGAAGGGCGACCACGTGACCGCCGAGGAGCTCGCCGAGGTGCTCGAGGTGAGCGTCGAGGAGGTCCTCGCGGTGCAGCACGAGCTGAGCTACCCGGACGTGCCGATCGCGGTCGACGACCCGCGCGCGGGCCACGATCCGGCCGACCACGCCACGCCCGAGGAGGCCGCGGCCCAGGAGGAGCGCCGTCGCGTCGCGATGGAGCTGGCCGAGCACGCCCTCTCGGTGCTCGACGCGCGCGAGCGCCGCATCGTCAAGGAGCGCGTGCTCAGCGACGAGCGTCGCAGCCTCCGCGAGATCGGCGAGGCCCTCTCGGTCAGCGGCGAGCGGGTCCGGCAGATCGAGGCCAAGGCGCTGCTGAAGATGCGCAAGGCCCTCGAGAAGGCCAAGGCCGCGCCGATGGCGCGGGCCTGCGCGCGCGACGCCCTGGCCGCCTGA